In Moorella sp. Hama-1, a single genomic region encodes these proteins:
- the pspAB gene encoding PspA-associated protein PspAB, whose product MSFLDALLGRTRVPPARTEPLFALSTAIVTLESELGWHPGGRAGVVLRPAEDSLYAEAQEETGELVTLAAREMQGQVEIRKDEYGYQWLLFADPDWEDLVALAHMAGQNLTEQGAGERLLAAVFRLVKDDRVLYLIFNYKRGAFYPFIPLADKEKERDNAQEMRLAALMEKELPWEKDYSRWYPLWGCPV is encoded by the coding sequence GTGAGTTTTCTGGATGCCCTCCTGGGGCGTACCCGGGTGCCCCCGGCCCGGACGGAGCCCCTCTTTGCCCTGAGCACGGCCATTGTCACCCTGGAGAGCGAGTTGGGCTGGCATCCCGGCGGCCGGGCGGGGGTAGTCCTGCGGCCGGCAGAAGACAGTCTTTACGCTGAAGCCCAGGAGGAGACGGGGGAACTGGTAACCCTGGCGGCCCGGGAGATGCAGGGCCAGGTAGAGATTCGTAAAGACGAATACGGCTATCAATGGCTACTTTTTGCCGACCCGGATTGGGAGGACCTGGTGGCCCTGGCCCACATGGCCGGCCAGAACCTGACGGAGCAGGGGGCCGGGGAGCGCCTCCTGGCGGCGGTCTTCAGGTTGGTTAAGGATGATCGGGTTTTATACCTGATCTTTAACTATAAACGGGGGGCTTTTTATCCCTTTATCCCCCTCGCTGACAAGGAGAAAGAGCGCGATAACGCCCAGGAGATGCGCCTGGCTGCCCTCATGGAGAAGGAGCTGCCCTGGGAAAAGGATTACAGCCGCTGGTACCCCCTGTGGGGCTGCCCGGTTTAG
- a CDS encoding SHOCT domain-containing protein, with amino-acid sequence MMWGYNNWWGMGLGMLLWWALLLGIFVLAIYGLVSLLNRHGSQQPLKRPDPLEIVKERYARGEITTEEYQHMREELQR; translated from the coding sequence ATGATGTGGGGATATAACAATTGGTGGGGTATGGGCCTGGGAATGCTCCTTTGGTGGGCCCTGTTGCTTGGCATCTTTGTCCTGGCGATATACGGCCTGGTAAGCCTGCTGAACCGCCACGGCAGTCAACAGCCCCTCAAGCGCCCTGACCCCCTGGAAATTGTCAAGGAAAGGTACGCAAGGGGTGAAATTACTACTGAAGAATATCAGCATATGCGGGAAGAACTGCAGAGGTAG
- the htpX gene encoding zinc metalloprotease HtpX — protein MRRQLGGDAGLTARMFLTMFLLAALYLFFLAVLWQAGVSYTGMIVFVAIMLGVQYYFSDRMVLWSMGAKEVSPREAPELHALVERLAALADLPKPRVAIVPTPMPNAFATGRNPANAVVAVTTGIMERLTPSELEAVLGHELTHVKNRDMTVLTLASFFATVASFIVQNFFFWGGGFGGGRDRDERNNVMLVYLASLVVWLVSYFLIRALSRYREFAADRGSAILTGSPGQLASALVKISGSMARIPNRDLRQAEAFNAFFIIPALNSNSLMELFSTHPSLERRLAYLRKLEQEMEERR, from the coding sequence ATGCGACGTCAATTAGGTGGCGATGCCGGTTTAACGGCGCGGATGTTTTTGACCATGTTTCTGCTGGCGGCCCTGTATCTCTTTTTCCTGGCCGTTTTATGGCAGGCCGGCGTTAGTTACACGGGGATGATTGTTTTTGTCGCCATTATGCTGGGGGTCCAGTATTACTTCTCCGACCGGATGGTCCTCTGGTCCATGGGGGCGAAGGAGGTATCACCCCGGGAGGCGCCGGAACTCCACGCCCTGGTGGAGCGTCTGGCGGCCCTGGCGGACCTGCCCAAACCCAGGGTAGCCATTGTCCCCACCCCCATGCCCAATGCCTTTGCCACCGGTCGTAACCCGGCCAATGCCGTGGTGGCCGTGACCACTGGCATAATGGAGCGGCTCACGCCCTCAGAGCTGGAGGCCGTGCTCGGCCATGAGTTGACCCACGTTAAAAATCGGGATATGACTGTCCTGACCCTGGCCAGCTTTTTTGCCACTGTGGCCTCCTTTATCGTCCAGAACTTTTTCTTCTGGGGCGGGGGTTTCGGTGGCGGTCGTGACCGGGATGAACGGAATAATGTCATGCTGGTTTACCTGGCGTCCCTGGTGGTCTGGCTGGTGAGTTACTTCCTGATCCGCGCCCTGTCCCGTTACCGGGAGTTTGCCGCCGACCGGGGTTCGGCCATCCTCACCGGCTCGCCGGGGCAGCTGGCCTCCGCCCTGGTGAAAATCAGCGGCAGCATGGCCCGCATCCCCAACCGCGACCTGCGCCAGGCTGAGGCCTTTAACGCTTTTTTCATCATTCCGGCGTTGAACAGCAACAGCCTGATGGAACTCTTTTCTACCCACCCGTCCCTGGAGCGGCGCCTGGCCTACCTGCGGAAACTGGAGCAGGAGATGGAGGAACGGCGGTGA